A region of Paenibacillus thiaminolyticus DNA encodes the following proteins:
- the sucC gene encoding ADP-forming succinate--CoA ligase subunit beta codes for MNIHEYQGKEVLKQYGVAVPNGKVAFTADEAVEAAKELGTSVVVVKAQIHAGGRGKAGGVKIAKNLDEVRAYASELLGKVLVTHQTGPEGKEIKRLLIEQGCDIKKEYYVGVVVDRATGRVVMMASEEGGTEIEEVAEKTPEKIFKEVIDPAVGLQVFQARRLAYAINIPAELVNKSVKFMLALYQAFVDKDCSIAEINPLVVTGDGQVMALDAKLNFDSNALFRHKDIQELRDLDEEDEKEIQASKFDLSYIALDGNIGCMVNGAGLAMATMDIIKYYGGEPANFLDVGGGATTEKVTEAFKIILSDDQVQGIFVNIFGGIMRCDVIANGVVEAAKQIGLDRPLVVRLEGTNVDLGKRILNESGLNIVAADSMADGAQKIVALVQ; via the coding sequence ATGAATATTCATGAGTACCAAGGCAAGGAAGTATTGAAGCAATACGGCGTTGCGGTTCCGAACGGCAAGGTTGCTTTTACGGCAGATGAAGCCGTTGAAGCGGCGAAGGAGCTCGGAACGTCCGTTGTCGTGGTGAAAGCTCAGATTCATGCAGGCGGTCGAGGCAAGGCAGGCGGCGTCAAGATTGCGAAGAACCTGGACGAGGTACGCGCATACGCGTCGGAACTGCTCGGCAAAGTGTTGGTAACGCATCAGACAGGCCCGGAAGGCAAGGAAATCAAGCGCCTGCTCATCGAGCAAGGCTGTGACATCAAGAAAGAATATTATGTCGGCGTCGTCGTTGACCGCGCAACAGGCCGCGTCGTGATGATGGCTTCGGAGGAAGGCGGCACCGAGATCGAGGAGGTGGCAGAGAAGACTCCGGAGAAAATTTTCAAAGAAGTCATCGACCCGGCTGTCGGCCTGCAAGTGTTCCAGGCGCGCCGCCTCGCATATGCGATCAATATTCCGGCAGAATTGGTCAACAAATCTGTCAAATTCATGCTGGCGCTCTATCAGGCATTCGTTGACAAGGATTGCTCCATCGCGGAGATTAATCCGTTGGTCGTCACCGGCGATGGACAAGTGATGGCGCTTGACGCGAAGCTGAATTTCGACTCTAACGCGCTGTTCCGCCACAAGGACATTCAAGAGCTGCGCGATCTCGACGAAGAGGACGAGAAGGAAATTCAAGCATCCAAGTTCGACTTGAGCTACATCGCGCTGGACGGCAATATCGGCTGCATGGTGAACGGCGCAGGGCTTGCGATGGCGACGATGGATATTATCAAATATTACGGCGGCGAACCGGCCAACTTCCTTGATGTAGGCGGCGGAGCCACGACAGAAAAGGTAACGGAGGCATTCAAGATCATTTTGTCGGATGACCAAGTACAAGGTATCTTCGTCAACATCTTCGGCGGCATTATGCGCTGCGACGTCATTGCGAACGGCGTCGTGGAAGCTGCGAAACAAATCGGACTGGATCGTCCGCTCGTCGTCCGTCTGGAAGGGACGAACGTCGATCTCGGCAAGCGCATCCTGAACGAGTCGGGATTGAACATTGTCGCGGCGGACTCGATGGCGGATGGAGCGCAGAAAATTGTCGCTTTGGTTCAATAA
- the sucD gene encoding succinate--CoA ligase subunit alpha, which translates to MSILINKDTKVITQGITGSTGMFHTKGALEYGTNMVGGVTPGKGGTKIDIELDNGQTVSLPIFNSVIEAKRETGATVSVIYVPPAFAADSIMEAVDADLDLVICITEGIPVLDMVKVKRYMEGKRTRLVGPNCPGVITPGECKIGIMPGYIHTPGHVGVVSRSGTLTYEAVHQLTTRGIGQSTAVGIGGDPVKGSEFIDVLHMFNEDPDTYAVIMIGEIGGTAEEEAAEWIQANMKKPVVGFIGGATAPPGKRMGHAGAIISGGKGTAAEKTAKLEACGIKVAPTPAEMGSTLVSVLEERGLLEQCTTQPQTQA; encoded by the coding sequence ATGAGCATCTTAATTAATAAAGATACGAAGGTTATTACGCAAGGGATTACGGGCTCGACGGGAATGTTCCATACGAAGGGAGCCCTGGAATACGGAACCAATATGGTGGGCGGCGTAACGCCGGGCAAAGGCGGAACGAAGATCGATATCGAGCTCGACAACGGGCAAACCGTCTCGCTCCCGATCTTCAATTCGGTCATCGAAGCGAAGCGTGAGACCGGTGCGACGGTCAGCGTCATTTACGTGCCGCCGGCGTTCGCGGCAGACTCGATTATGGAAGCCGTCGATGCGGATCTCGATCTGGTTATCTGCATCACGGAAGGCATTCCGGTACTCGACATGGTCAAGGTAAAACGCTATATGGAAGGCAAGCGGACACGCCTTGTCGGTCCGAACTGTCCGGGCGTCATTACGCCTGGCGAATGCAAGATCGGCATCATGCCGGGCTACATCCATACTCCGGGGCATGTCGGGGTCGTATCCCGGAGCGGAACGTTGACCTACGAAGCGGTTCATCAATTGACGACACGCGGCATCGGCCAGTCGACAGCTGTCGGTATCGGTGGAGACCCGGTCAAAGGATCGGAATTCATCGATGTGCTTCATATGTTTAACGAAGATCCGGACACGTATGCGGTCATTATGATTGGCGAGATCGGCGGTACTGCCGAGGAAGAAGCAGCCGAGTGGATCCAGGCCAATATGAAGAAGCCAGTCGTCGGCTTCATCGGAGGAGCTACTGCGCCTCCGGGCAAGCGGATGGGCCATGCTGGCGCGATTATTTCTGGAGGCAAGGGGACGGCTGCCGAGAAGACAGCCAAGCTGGAGGCCTGCGGCATCAAGGTTGCGCCGACGCCAGCGGAAATGGGCAGCACACTCGTATCCGTGCTGGAAGAACGCGGCCTGCTTGAGCAATGCACGACACAGCCGCAGACACAAGCTTAA
- the dprA gene encoding DNA-processing protein DprA encodes MGNWTERELVFALNEIIGIGWHTIRALGERVGFTGLADWLNRPASDWAELGIKPSMARKLAAGFRADRLEERLELAKTAKIEWITRWDEYYPPLLQEIPQPPWILYGKGDWTVLSSDAIAIVGTRNPTVYGKKVALQLAEQLGCAGFLIVSGLARGIDACSHEGALIQGRTAAVMGTAFDRIYPYENANLARRIAESGIVLTEYPLGTPSHPGLFPRRNRIIAGLTLGTVVVEAAMGSGALITADFATESFREVFVVPGPVTSPKSAGPLFLMRNGARPIAHAEDIMEELKARLTTVTLPYNNGTVGFTESEPLTEEERRICELIRLEGSTFEELLLASGLPFAELHRILLSLQLKQRVREAQGAVYHSIWI; translated from the coding sequence ATGGGCAATTGGACGGAACGGGAGCTCGTGTTTGCGTTAAATGAAATCATTGGTATCGGCTGGCATACGATTCGCGCGTTAGGGGAACGCGTCGGATTTACCGGGTTGGCAGATTGGCTGAACCGTCCGGCATCGGATTGGGCAGAATTAGGGATAAAGCCCTCGATGGCGAGGAAGCTTGCGGCAGGCTTCCGGGCAGACAGGCTGGAAGAAAGGCTGGAGCTGGCAAAGACCGCTAAGATTGAGTGGATTACCCGCTGGGATGAATACTATCCTCCGCTGCTGCAGGAGATTCCTCAGCCGCCTTGGATATTGTACGGGAAAGGGGATTGGACCGTTCTGTCCTCCGATGCGATCGCCATTGTAGGAACGCGCAATCCTACCGTCTATGGCAAGAAGGTCGCCCTTCAATTGGCCGAGCAGTTGGGATGCGCCGGGTTCCTTATCGTCAGCGGATTGGCCAGAGGCATCGATGCTTGCAGTCATGAAGGCGCTCTCATCCAGGGGCGGACCGCTGCAGTGATGGGTACGGCCTTCGATCGCATCTATCCGTATGAGAATGCGAACTTGGCGAGGCGAATCGCCGAATCCGGCATTGTCCTCACGGAATACCCGCTTGGCACCCCGTCTCATCCCGGCTTGTTCCCCCGGCGCAACCGCATTATTGCCGGCCTGACGCTCGGCACGGTCGTCGTGGAGGCTGCCATGGGCAGCGGGGCGCTTATCACCGCTGATTTTGCGACGGAATCGTTCAGGGAAGTTTTTGTCGTGCCGGGGCCCGTTACTTCGCCCAAATCGGCAGGCCCGCTCTTTCTCATGAGGAATGGGGCCAGACCGATTGCGCATGCCGAAGATATAATGGAAGAATTGAAGGCGCGGTTGACAACAGTCACTTTGCCGTACAATAATGGAACGGTCGGCTTCACCGAGAGCGAACCGCTCACCGAGGAGGAGCGCCGGATATGCGAACTGATTCGCCTGGAAGGCAGTACATTTGAGGAACTGCTCCTTGCGAGCGGTCTCCCATTTGCGGAGCTGCATCGAATTTTGTTATCCTTACAATTAAAACAGAGAGTTCGGGAGGCCCAGGGAGCCGTATACCATTCGATATGGATATAA
- the topA gene encoding type I DNA topoisomerase, whose translation MADSLVIVESPAKAKTIGKYLGSKYIVKASMGHVRDLPKSQMGVEIEQDFAPKYITIRGKGSVLKELKDARKKVKKVYLAADPDREGEAIAWHLAHALELDETEACRVVFNEITKQAVKDAFKSPRQINMDLVHAQQARRILDRLVGYKISPLLWKKVKKGLSAGRVQSVSVKLIIDRENEIDAFIPEEYWTITAKLEAGKSKFEAKFYGMNGVKMELANEAQVNEVLAALQKQAFVVSEVKEKERLRHPSAPFTTSSLQQEAARKLNFRAAKTMSVAQQLYEGVDLGKEGTVGLITYMRTDSTRISPTAQEEAKEYIGSQFGAEYVPETPRQYAKKAANAQDAHEAVRPTSVLRSPDQMKPFLSRDQHRLYKLVWERFVASQMTSAVMDTMTVDLQAGDVTFRANGSKVRFPGFMKVYVEGNDDGTVEDDKLLPPLKTGDKLKQEAIEPKQHFTQPPPRYTEARLVKTLEELGIGRPSTYAPTLETIQKRGYVAIEEKKFVPTELGELVIQLMEEFFPEILDAEFTAHMEEDLDHVEDGQQDWVKVLSDFYESFEKRLQVAEEEMKEVEIEDEVSDEICEKCGRHFVYKMGRFGKFLACSGFPDCRNTRPIVKDTGVACPKCKEGKLVERRSKKGRVFYGCDRYPDCDYVMWDRPSVKPCPSCGSLMVEKRSKQGTKLQCTQCDHHEMLQDNEDD comes from the coding sequence ATGGCGGATTCATTAGTCATTGTCGAGTCGCCTGCGAAGGCGAAGACAATCGGGAAATATTTAGGCAGTAAATATATCGTCAAAGCGTCTATGGGACATGTGCGTGATTTGCCCAAAAGCCAGATGGGCGTTGAAATAGAGCAAGATTTCGCCCCGAAGTACATCACGATTCGCGGCAAGGGCAGCGTGCTCAAAGAATTGAAAGATGCAAGAAAGAAAGTGAAAAAAGTGTATCTCGCGGCTGACCCCGATCGCGAAGGTGAAGCGATCGCTTGGCATCTGGCGCATGCGCTTGAACTGGATGAGACGGAAGCCTGCCGCGTCGTGTTCAATGAGATTACGAAGCAGGCCGTGAAGGATGCGTTCAAATCACCGCGTCAAATCAATATGGACCTTGTTCATGCCCAGCAAGCGCGACGCATTCTCGACCGGCTGGTCGGGTACAAGATCAGCCCTCTTTTATGGAAGAAGGTGAAGAAAGGACTGTCAGCAGGACGGGTGCAGTCGGTGTCCGTGAAGCTGATTATTGACCGTGAGAATGAAATCGACGCCTTCATCCCGGAAGAGTACTGGACGATAACCGCTAAGCTGGAAGCGGGCAAGTCCAAGTTCGAAGCCAAGTTCTACGGCATGAATGGCGTGAAGATGGAGCTGGCGAACGAGGCCCAAGTGAATGAAGTGCTGGCAGCGCTGCAGAAGCAGGCCTTTGTCGTCTCCGAGGTGAAGGAGAAGGAGCGGCTTCGCCATCCGTCCGCTCCCTTTACGACGAGCTCGCTGCAGCAGGAAGCGGCCCGGAAGCTGAATTTCCGCGCGGCTAAGACGATGTCCGTTGCGCAGCAGCTGTATGAAGGGGTGGACCTGGGCAAGGAAGGCACGGTCGGTCTCATCACCTATATGCGTACAGACTCGACGCGGATATCGCCGACGGCTCAAGAGGAAGCTAAGGAATATATCGGCTCTCAGTTCGGAGCGGAATATGTGCCGGAGACGCCGCGGCAATATGCCAAGAAGGCTGCCAATGCGCAGGATGCGCACGAGGCGGTTCGCCCTACGTCGGTGCTGCGCAGTCCGGATCAGATGAAGCCGTTCCTCAGCCGCGATCAGCATCGCCTCTACAAGCTAGTATGGGAACGGTTCGTGGCGAGCCAGATGACATCCGCCGTCATGGATACGATGACGGTCGATCTGCAGGCGGGAGACGTTACGTTCCGCGCCAACGGTTCTAAGGTGCGCTTTCCCGGATTCATGAAGGTCTATGTGGAAGGGAACGACGACGGTACGGTCGAGGATGACAAATTGCTTCCTCCGCTCAAGACGGGCGATAAGCTCAAGCAGGAAGCGATCGAACCGAAGCAGCATTTCACTCAGCCGCCGCCGCGGTATACCGAGGCGAGACTGGTGAAGACGCTGGAGGAGCTGGGCATCGGAAGACCGAGCACCTATGCGCCGACGCTGGAGACGATCCAGAAGCGAGGGTATGTAGCGATCGAGGAGAAGAAATTCGTTCCGACCGAGCTGGGCGAACTGGTCATCCAGCTGATGGAGGAGTTTTTCCCCGAGATTCTGGATGCTGAATTCACCGCCCATATGGAGGAAGATCTCGACCATGTGGAAGATGGGCAGCAGGACTGGGTGAAGGTGCTCAGCGATTTCTATGAATCGTTCGAGAAGCGGCTTCAGGTTGCCGAGGAAGAAATGAAGGAAGTTGAAATCGAGGACGAAGTGTCCGATGAAATATGCGAGAAGTGCGGACGTCATTTTGTGTACAAGATGGGCCGCTTCGGTAAATTTTTGGCCTGCTCCGGATTTCCGGACTGCCGCAACACGCGTCCGATTGTGAAGGATACGGGCGTAGCCTGTCCGAAGTGCAAGGAAGGCAAGCTGGTAGAGCGCCGCAGCAAGAAGGGACGCGTATTCTACGGTTGCGATCGTTACCCGGATTGCGATTATGTGATGTGGGATCGGCCATCGGTCAAGCCATGTCCGTCCTGCGGCAGCTTAATGGTCGAGAAGCGGAGCAAGCAAGGAACGAAGCTGCAGTGCACGCAGTGCGATCATCATGAAATGTTGCAGGACAACGAGGATGATTAA
- the trmFO gene encoding FADH(2)-oxidizing methylenetetrahydrofolate--tRNA-(uracil(54)-C(5))-methyltransferase TrmFO: protein MQATEGDVRQMDKPRVTVIGAGLAGSEAAWQAAQQGVAVTLYEMRPVKQTPAHHTGQFAELVCSNSLRANGLSNAVGVLKEEMRLMNSLIMQAADKHAVPAGGALAVDRDEFSGEITRLLGEHPLVDVRNEEVTAIPEDGITVIATGPLTSPALSDQIKALMDEEYFYFYDAAAPIVEKDSIDMSKVFLASRYDKGEAAYLNCPMNEEEFNAFYEALVTAETAELKEFEKEIYFEGCMPIEIMMRRGKQTALFGPMKPVGLTDPRTGKTPYAVIQLRQDNAAGTLYNMVGFQTHLKWGEQKRVFQMIPGLENAEFVRYGVMHRNTFINSPKLLEATYQFKGRPSLFFAGQMTGVEGYVESAASGLLAGLNAARYARGNEPVLLPEDTALGSMARYITTADFKHFQPMNANFGLFPPLGQRIRNKKEKNEALAHRALHSLKAYRDEAGLFNT, encoded by the coding sequence GTGCAGGCAACCGAGGGGGATGTAAGACAGATGGATAAGCCGAGAGTAACCGTTATTGGCGCGGGCTTGGCCGGCAGCGAGGCGGCATGGCAGGCTGCGCAGCAGGGCGTGGCGGTGACGCTCTATGAGATGCGGCCGGTGAAGCAGACGCCGGCCCATCATACAGGCCAGTTCGCGGAGCTGGTATGCAGCAATTCCTTGCGCGCGAACGGACTAAGCAACGCGGTCGGCGTATTAAAGGAAGAGATGCGGCTTATGAATTCGCTTATTATGCAAGCGGCGGATAAGCATGCGGTTCCGGCCGGAGGCGCGTTGGCCGTCGATCGGGACGAATTTTCCGGGGAGATTACAAGGCTGCTGGGCGAACATCCTCTCGTCGATGTCCGCAATGAGGAAGTGACGGCCATACCGGAGGACGGGATTACCGTCATCGCTACCGGGCCACTGACATCGCCGGCACTGTCCGACCAGATTAAGGCGCTCATGGATGAGGAGTATTTTTATTTCTACGATGCGGCTGCGCCGATCGTGGAGAAGGATTCCATCGACATGAGCAAGGTGTTCCTGGCTTCCCGCTATGACAAGGGAGAAGCGGCGTATTTGAACTGCCCGATGAACGAGGAAGAGTTCAATGCGTTCTACGAGGCGCTTGTTACGGCCGAGACAGCGGAATTGAAGGAGTTCGAGAAGGAGATTTATTTCGAGGGCTGCATGCCGATTGAGATCATGATGCGCCGCGGGAAGCAGACGGCGCTGTTCGGGCCGATGAAGCCCGTCGGGTTGACGGATCCGCGCACAGGCAAGACGCCGTATGCGGTCATCCAGCTCCGTCAGGACAATGCTGCGGGTACGCTCTATAATATGGTGGGCTTCCAGACCCATCTTAAATGGGGCGAGCAGAAGCGGGTGTTCCAGATGATTCCGGGCTTGGAGAATGCGGAATTCGTCCGCTACGGCGTTATGCACCGCAATACCTTCATCAATTCGCCGAAGCTCCTGGAAGCGACCTATCAATTCAAGGGCCGTCCGTCGCTTTTCTTTGCAGGGCAGATGACCGGGGTGGAGGGTTATGTCGAATCGGCTGCTTCGGGACTGCTGGCTGGCTTGAATGCGGCCCGTTATGCCAGAGGGAACGAACCGGTCCTGCTTCCGGAGGATACGGCGCTCGGAAGCATGGCGCGGTATATTACGACAGCCGATTTCAAGCATTTCCAGCCGATGAACGCCAATTTCGGCCTCTTCCCGCCGCTCGGGCAGCGGATCCGCAACAAAAAAGAGAAGAACGAAGCGCTGGCCCACCGCGCTCTCCATTCTTTGAAGGCGTACCGGGACGAAGCGGGTCTGTTCAACACATAA
- the hslV gene encoding ATP-dependent protease subunit HslV → MEYQFHATTICAVRHNGQAAIAGDGQVTFGNNMIMKQHARKVRRLYRGQVLAGFAGSVADAITLFEKFEGKLEEHHGNLQRAAVELAKDWRQDKVLRKLEALMIVMDAQHVLLISGGGEIIEPDDEVIAIGSGGSFALAAARALKRHSTHLSAREMAEAALHIAAEICVFTNDNLVVEEL, encoded by the coding sequence GTGGAATATCAATTTCATGCCACGACCATCTGCGCCGTAAGACATAACGGGCAGGCCGCGATTGCGGGAGACGGTCAAGTAACCTTTGGGAACAACATGATTATGAAGCAGCATGCGCGCAAGGTGCGGCGTCTGTACCGCGGCCAGGTGCTGGCGGGATTCGCCGGATCGGTTGCCGATGCCATCACGCTGTTCGAGAAGTTCGAGGGCAAGCTGGAGGAGCATCATGGCAACCTGCAGCGAGCGGCTGTCGAATTGGCGAAGGATTGGCGTCAAGATAAGGTGCTTCGCAAGCTGGAAGCGCTGATGATTGTGATGGACGCGCAGCATGTGCTGCTCATTTCGGGCGGTGGAGAAATCATCGAGCCGGATGACGAAGTGATTGCCATCGGCTCCGGAGGATCGTTCGCGCTGGCGGCGGCCCGTGCCCTCAAGCGGCATTCGACGCATCTATCGGCGCGTGAGATGGCTGAAGCCGCCCTGCATATTGCGGCAGAAATTTGCGTATTTACGAATGATAATCTCGTTGTTGAAGAGCTGTAA
- the hslU gene encoding ATP-dependent protease ATPase subunit HslU: MNQQAWTPRQIVTELDKYIVGQKMAKRSVAVALRNRYRRSLLDESIQDEIVPKNILMIGPTGVGKTEIARRLAKLVNAPFVKVEATKFTEVGYVGRDVESMVRDLVETAIRMVKLERTEKVKDKAEEMANERIVEILAPSSKESKSQRNPFEMLFGQNQSHAQQEEKEPEPGLQEKRRKVRFDLLSGNLENDTIEIDVEDAAPNMLDFLSGPGNEQMGMNMQEMFGSLIPKRMKKRKLTIKEARKVLTQEEAAKLIDMDDVIQESIRRAEQSGIIFIDEIDKIASSGRGSGPDVSREGVQRDILPIVEGSTIMTKYGPVKTDYVLFIAAGAFHIAKPSDLIPELQGRFPIRVELTSLSLNDFVSILTEPKNAITKQYVELLKTENIQIEFTDEAIREIARIAADVNQNTENIGARRLHTIMEKLLEDLSFEAPELTLDQFRITPEYVREKLSDIAQNRDLSQYIL, translated from the coding sequence ATGAATCAACAAGCATGGACACCACGGCAGATAGTCACGGAACTGGATAAGTATATCGTCGGACAGAAAATGGCCAAACGGTCCGTAGCTGTCGCGCTTCGCAACCGCTACCGGCGCAGCCTGCTGGATGAGTCGATCCAGGATGAGATCGTCCCCAAAAACATTCTAATGATCGGACCGACGGGCGTAGGGAAGACCGAGATTGCCCGCCGTCTGGCGAAGCTCGTCAATGCTCCGTTCGTGAAGGTGGAAGCGACCAAATTTACGGAAGTCGGCTATGTCGGACGCGATGTCGAATCGATGGTCCGCGATCTGGTGGAGACGGCGATCCGCATGGTGAAGCTGGAGCGTACCGAGAAAGTCAAAGATAAAGCGGAAGAGATGGCGAATGAGCGAATCGTAGAAATATTGGCCCCTAGCTCCAAGGAAAGCAAATCGCAGCGCAATCCGTTCGAAATGCTGTTCGGCCAAAACCAGTCCCATGCGCAGCAGGAGGAGAAGGAGCCGGAGCCCGGATTGCAGGAAAAGCGGAGAAAGGTGCGGTTCGACCTGCTATCAGGCAATCTGGAGAATGACACGATCGAGATCGACGTCGAAGACGCGGCGCCGAACATGCTCGATTTCCTGTCCGGTCCGGGTAATGAGCAGATGGGCATGAATATGCAGGAGATGTTCGGCAGCCTCATTCCGAAGCGGATGAAGAAGCGCAAGCTCACGATCAAGGAAGCTAGGAAGGTGTTGACGCAGGAAGAGGCCGCGAAGCTCATCGACATGGATGACGTCATTCAGGAATCGATTCGCCGTGCCGAGCAGTCGGGCATCATCTTTATCGATGAGATTGACAAGATTGCCTCTAGCGGGCGCGGATCGGGGCCTGACGTGTCCCGTGAGGGCGTTCAGCGCGATATTTTGCCGATTGTAGAGGGTTCCACCATCATGACGAAGTACGGGCCTGTGAAGACGGACTACGTGCTTTTCATTGCTGCTGGAGCGTTCCATATCGCGAAGCCGTCCGATCTAATTCCCGAGCTGCAGGGACGTTTCCCGATTCGTGTCGAATTAACCAGCTTGTCGCTGAACGACTTTGTCTCGATCCTGACGGAACCGAAGAATGCAATTACGAAGCAGTATGTCGAATTGTTGAAGACGGAAAACATCCAGATCGAATTCACGGATGAAGCGATACGGGAAATTGCCCGCATTGCGGCCGATGTCAATCAAAATACGGAAAATATCGGAGCCCGGCGCCTGCATACCATCATGGAGAAGCTGCTGGAGGATCTGTCGTTCGAAGCGCCAGAGCTGACGCTCGATCAATTCCGGATTACGCCCGAGTATGTGCGGGAGAAGCTGTCTGATATCGCGCAAAACCGCGACCTTAGCCAATATATCCTATAA
- the flgB gene encoding flagellar basal body rod protein FlgB yields the protein MNLLSGVHMQRLEGAMQASTARHNVINANVANVDTPYYKRSEVQFESLLRDQMTGGSLVGRRTDPRHFYIGPSNGVPAPQVVQDESTVMGNNRNNVDIDREMALQAENQLNYYTLIQQLNHNINMLRTGMDVRR from the coding sequence GTGAACTTGTTGAGCGGCGTACATATGCAACGACTGGAGGGCGCGATGCAAGCTTCCACGGCTCGGCATAATGTGATCAACGCGAACGTGGCGAATGTCGATACGCCGTACTATAAACGCTCCGAAGTGCAGTTCGAGTCGCTGCTTCGTGATCAGATGACCGGCGGGAGTCTTGTCGGTCGCCGCACTGATCCGCGGCATTTCTATATCGGACCTTCGAACGGGGTGCCAGCTCCGCAGGTCGTGCAGGATGAGAGCACGGTGATGGGGAATAACCGCAACAATGTGGACATTGACCGGGAAATGGCGCTTCAGGCCGAAAATCAATTGAACTATTATACGCTTATTCAACAGTTGAACCATAACATCAACATGCTTCGAACCGGTATGGATGTAAGGAGGTAA
- the flgC gene encoding flagellar basal body rod protein FlgC — MNISNSFNISSSGLTAQRLRMDVISSNIANMESTRAQYVNGKFVPYTRKVVVMSPMESSFQQTLQEAMQGQGKANGVKVAQIKEDTSTPYKIVYNPSHPDADEQGNVYMPNVDIMKEMVDMISATRSYEANVTALNASKSMIMKALEIGKG, encoded by the coding sequence ATGAATATTTCTAACAGCTTCAACATCAGCTCGTCCGGACTCACGGCCCAGCGCCTGAGGATGGACGTCATCTCCTCGAATATTGCGAATATGGAATCGACGCGCGCACAATATGTCAACGGGAAATTCGTTCCGTATACGCGCAAGGTTGTCGTCATGTCGCCGATGGAGTCTTCCTTCCAGCAGACCTTGCAAGAAGCGATGCAGGGCCAGGGCAAAGCCAATGGGGTTAAGGTGGCCCAGATTAAGGAAGATACCTCAACACCGTATAAAATCGTCTACAATCCGTCCCACCCGGACGCGGACGAGCAAGGAAATGTCTACATGCCAAATGTCGACATCATGAAGGAAATGGTCGACATGATCTCTGCCACCCGCTCTTATGAAGCGAACGTAACGGCGCTGAATGCGTCCAAATCCATGATTATGAAGGCATTGGAGATTGGCAAAGGCTAG
- the fliE gene encoding flagellar hook-basal body complex protein FliE: MIQNTMIPLSMTSPATLPAATSPTTKADTPAEVTKAFSHFLTNALQQVDAQEKQVHEMGDKFILGEVDVDQLQIASERALLSLQLTTQIRNKVIEAYQDIMRMQM; encoded by the coding sequence ATGATACAAAATACGATGATTCCATTGAGCATGACATCTCCGGCGACATTACCGGCGGCGACATCTCCAACGACGAAAGCCGACACACCGGCTGAAGTAACCAAGGCATTCAGTCATTTTCTTACGAATGCACTTCAGCAAGTTGATGCACAAGAGAAGCAAGTCCATGAGATGGGCGACAAGTTTATATTGGGCGAAGTTGATGTCGATCAGCTTCAGATTGCCTCCGAACGTGCGCTGCTCAGCCTGCAATTGACGACGCAAATACGCAACAAGGTCATCGAAGCGTATCAAGATATTATGCGCATGCAAATGTAA